One Halobacterium sp. DL1 DNA window includes the following coding sequences:
- a CDS encoding riboflavin kinase, producing MSHATGTREVGFDELAVLKLLALDGARRGETKVSCGDLAGHLDASNQTASRRLQALDDAGLVERDLVSDGQWVAITEDGSRALEHEYEDYRRIFEDPGELALSGAVTSGMGEGRHYISLPGYNRQFQENLGYEPYPGTLNVDLDAESQRARSALEAMTGVKIEEWEDEDRTYGSATCYPCAVAGDDSEFSPAHVIVPDRTHHDESQMELIAPEKLRDELGLLDDDEVTIRVEER from the coding sequence ATGTCACACGCCACCGGCACGCGCGAGGTCGGGTTCGACGAACTCGCCGTGCTGAAACTGCTCGCGCTCGACGGCGCGCGCCGCGGCGAAACCAAGGTCTCCTGCGGGGACCTGGCCGGCCACCTCGACGCCTCCAACCAGACCGCGTCGCGGCGCCTGCAGGCACTCGACGACGCCGGCCTCGTGGAGCGGGACCTCGTCAGCGACGGCCAGTGGGTCGCCATCACGGAGGACGGCAGCCGCGCGCTCGAACACGAGTACGAGGACTACCGCCGCATCTTCGAGGACCCCGGCGAACTCGCGCTCTCCGGCGCCGTCACCAGCGGCATGGGCGAGGGCCGCCACTACATCAGCCTCCCCGGCTACAACCGCCAGTTCCAGGAGAACCTCGGCTACGAACCCTATCCCGGCACGCTCAACGTCGACCTCGACGCCGAGAGCCAGCGCGCCCGGTCGGCCCTCGAGGCGATGACCGGCGTGAAAATCGAGGAGTGGGAGGACGAGGACCGCACCTACGGCTCGGCCACCTGCTACCCCTGCGCCGTCGCCGGCGACGACAGCGAGTTCTCGCCGGCCCACGTCATCGTCCCCGACCGCACCCACCACGACGAGAGCCAGATGGAGCTCATCGCGCCCGAGAAGCTCCGCGACGAACTCGGCCTGCTCGACGACGACGAGGTGACCATCCGTGTCGAAGAGCGGTAA
- a CDS encoding arginine:ornithine antiporter — MSEFTPLTYDDIDEALRPSLREALVPVLAVVVFLGVGSGYLELAPHAPLLWSIVFAGLFARYRLGYDWEGVYDAAAAGLRMGLQAILILFVIYGLIATWTSAGTIPGLMYYGLDALSPTVFLPVTAVLAGVVAFAIGSSWTTVGTLGVAFIGIGNGLGVSPAMTAGAIVSGAYAGDKQSPLSDTTNLAAAVTNTNLYDHINAMRTGTAIAFGLSVLAYAVLGVFVVSDAGANVATISGPLAESYALGAVVFLPLVVTFGLAVRGYPPLPSLVAGVFAGAFTTIVAQGASFTKAWDVFLNGTSPATGSELVDGLLTTGGIAGSAWTIAVVVAALALGGILERTGILATLAHHLTAAVWSPGSLVAGTGVSAMVTNAFSAQQYMSIVVPGMSLRNLYEEYGLEERDLSRAVEAAGTPTGPLFPWHAGAVYMAGVLGPAFATSWDFALYYFFGFLSPLVLFAMALTGHGYSQTRAEADPAAPADD, encoded by the coding sequence ATGAGCGAGTTCACGCCACTCACCTACGACGACATCGACGAGGCCCTCCGGCCGAGCCTGCGCGAGGCGCTCGTGCCCGTCCTCGCCGTCGTCGTCTTCCTCGGCGTCGGCTCGGGCTACCTGGAGCTCGCGCCGCACGCACCGCTGCTGTGGAGCATCGTCTTCGCGGGACTGTTCGCCCGCTACCGCCTCGGCTACGACTGGGAGGGCGTCTACGACGCCGCGGCCGCCGGCCTCCGCATGGGCCTGCAGGCCATCCTCATCCTATTCGTGATCTACGGGCTCATCGCCACGTGGACCAGCGCGGGCACCATCCCCGGGCTGATGTACTACGGACTGGACGCGCTGTCGCCGACCGTCTTCCTGCCCGTCACCGCCGTCCTCGCGGGTGTCGTCGCGTTCGCCATCGGCTCCTCGTGGACCACCGTGGGGACCCTCGGCGTCGCGTTCATCGGCATCGGCAACGGCCTCGGCGTCTCCCCCGCGATGACCGCGGGCGCCATCGTCTCCGGCGCGTACGCCGGCGACAAGCAGAGCCCGCTGTCGGACACCACCAACCTCGCGGCCGCCGTCACCAACACGAACCTCTACGACCACATCAACGCGATGCGGACCGGCACCGCCATCGCCTTCGGGCTCTCGGTGCTCGCCTACGCCGTCCTCGGCGTGTTCGTCGTGAGCGACGCGGGCGCGAACGTCGCCACCATCAGCGGCCCGCTGGCGGAGTCCTACGCGCTCGGCGCCGTCGTCTTCCTGCCGCTAGTCGTCACGTTCGGCCTCGCGGTCCGCGGCTACCCGCCGCTGCCCTCCCTCGTCGCCGGCGTCTTCGCGGGCGCGTTCACGACGATAGTCGCACAGGGCGCGTCGTTCACGAAGGCGTGGGACGTCTTCCTCAACGGCACCAGCCCCGCGACGGGGAGCGAACTCGTCGACGGCCTGCTGACGACGGGCGGCATCGCCGGGTCCGCCTGGACCATCGCCGTCGTCGTCGCCGCGCTCGCCCTCGGCGGCATCCTCGAGCGCACCGGCATCCTCGCTACGCTCGCCCACCACCTCACGGCCGCCGTCTGGTCGCCCGGGTCGCTGGTCGCGGGCACCGGCGTCTCCGCGATGGTGACCAACGCGTTCTCCGCCCAACAGTACATGAGCATCGTGGTCCCGGGGATGAGCCTCCGGAACCTCTACGAGGAGTACGGTCTCGAGGAGCGTGACCTCTCGCGGGCCGTCGAGGCCGCCGGCACGCCCACCGGGCCGCTGTTCCCGTGGCACGCCGGCGCCGTCTACATGGCGGGCGTCCTCGGGCCCGCGTTCGCGACGTCGTGGGACTTCGCGCTCTACTACTTCTTCGGGTTCCTCTCACCGCTCGTGCTGTTCGCGATGGCGCTGACCGGCCACGGCTACAGCCAGACTCGCGCGGAGGCCGACCCCGCGGCGCCCGCCGACGACTGA
- a CDS encoding tRNA-modifying protein has translation MPKQVDDPDYHHENHTAAQTCGWTANALRGEGTCYKHAFYGIRSHRCIQMTPVVRCNERCVFCWRDHAGHTYELDGVEWDDPEAVVDASIELQKKLLSGFGGNDEVPRERFEEAMEPRHVAISLDGEPTLYPHLPELLEAFHDRGLTTFLVSNGTRPEVLRECDPTQLYVSVDAPERATFDDVVGATEDDAWEKLVDTMDVLHEKDETRTVLRTTLVGGENMTNPDWYAAFFERADPDFVELKAYMHVGNSRSRLDRSAMPNHEDVLEFAEAIQAHMPEHTVLKDQEVSRVALLARERDTWVPELAADSEFWSDEPASAD, from the coding sequence ATGCCGAAGCAGGTGGACGACCCCGACTACCACCACGAGAACCACACCGCGGCCCAGACCTGCGGGTGGACGGCGAACGCGCTCCGCGGGGAGGGCACCTGCTACAAGCACGCCTTCTACGGTATTCGCTCCCACCGCTGCATCCAGATGACACCAGTTGTTCGGTGCAACGAGCGCTGCGTGTTCTGCTGGCGGGACCATGCCGGCCACACGTACGAACTCGACGGCGTGGAGTGGGACGACCCGGAGGCGGTGGTGGACGCCTCCATCGAACTCCAGAAGAAACTGCTCTCCGGGTTCGGCGGCAACGACGAAGTCCCCAGGGAACGCTTCGAGGAGGCGATGGAACCCCGCCACGTCGCCATCTCGCTCGACGGCGAACCCACGCTCTACCCCCACCTCCCGGAACTGCTGGAGGCGTTCCACGACCGCGGGCTGACGACGTTCCTCGTCTCGAACGGTACCCGCCCCGAGGTGCTCCGGGAGTGCGACCCAACGCAGCTGTACGTCTCCGTCGACGCCCCCGAGCGCGCGACGTTCGACGACGTCGTGGGCGCGACGGAGGACGACGCGTGGGAGAAACTCGTGGACACGATGGACGTGCTCCACGAGAAGGACGAGACCCGCACCGTCCTGCGGACGACGCTGGTCGGCGGCGAGAACATGACGAACCCGGACTGGTACGCGGCGTTCTTCGAGCGCGCGGACCCCGACTTCGTGGAGCTGAAGGCGTACATGCACGTCGGCAACTCCCGGAGTCGCCTCGACCGCTCGGCGATGCCCAACCACGAGGACGTTTTGGAGTTCGCGGAGGCCATCCAGGCGCACATGCCCGAGCACACGGTGCTGAAAGACCAGGAGGTCTCCCGCGTCGCCCTGCTCGCCCGCGAGCGGGACACCTGGGTGCCCGAACTGGCGGCGGACTCCGAGTTCTGGAGCGACGAGCCGGCGAGCGCGGACTGA
- a CDS encoding aldehyde dehydrogenase — protein MSSTRSLERHDLLIGGERVPPASDDYVETLDPATGEAFAEVAVADESDVDRAVRAASEAFPDWRDTDPVERGQTLHRVAELVREHADELADLESRDQGKPLSQARSDMLSAARYFEYYAGAADKLEGRSVPVGTGQVDYVVREPYGVSAQIIPWNFPGNIFARGVAPALAAGNTTVVKPAPTTPLSAYRLAELCAEAGVPKAAVNVVSGAGETGAALTNHADVDTITFTGSVATGQRVMEAAAGNVTPVTLELGGKNPAIVYPDADLEEAVSWVEQGIFANGGQVCSAADRAIVHEDHYDEFVERIVERASAYELGPGTDDPDMGPLNSAEHFERVRDYVDVGVEEGATLATGRESPDRDGYFLEPTVLVDVDNGMRVAQEEIFGPVLTVIPYGDDEDPVDIGNDVDYGLVAGVFTNDVRRAHRAAQRLEAGNVYVNKWFADTNQTPFGGYKKSGIGREKGLEALDSYLQSKNIAINLEEGSGGDLPGA, from the coding sequence ATGAGCAGCACACGCTCTCTGGAGCGACACGACCTCCTCATCGGGGGCGAGCGCGTCCCGCCCGCCAGCGACGACTACGTGGAGACCCTCGACCCGGCGACCGGCGAGGCGTTCGCCGAGGTAGCCGTCGCAGACGAATCCGACGTCGACCGGGCCGTTCGGGCGGCCAGCGAGGCGTTCCCCGACTGGCGGGACACCGACCCCGTCGAGCGCGGCCAGACGCTCCACCGGGTCGCGGAACTCGTGCGCGAACACGCCGACGAGCTCGCCGACCTCGAATCGCGCGACCAGGGGAAGCCGCTCTCGCAGGCGCGCTCGGACATGCTGAGCGCGGCGCGGTACTTCGAGTACTACGCGGGCGCCGCCGACAAACTCGAGGGGCGTTCGGTCCCCGTCGGCACGGGACAGGTGGACTACGTCGTCCGGGAGCCCTACGGCGTCTCCGCGCAGATCATCCCGTGGAACTTCCCGGGGAACATCTTCGCGCGCGGCGTGGCGCCGGCGCTCGCCGCCGGGAACACCACAGTCGTCAAGCCCGCGCCGACGACGCCGCTGTCGGCGTACCGCCTCGCCGAACTCTGCGCCGAGGCGGGCGTTCCCAAGGCGGCGGTCAACGTCGTTTCGGGCGCCGGCGAGACGGGCGCGGCGCTGACGAACCACGCGGACGTCGACACCATCACGTTCACCGGGAGCGTCGCCACTGGCCAGCGGGTGATGGAGGCGGCGGCGGGCAACGTCACGCCCGTGACCCTGGAACTCGGCGGGAAGAACCCGGCCATCGTCTACCCCGACGCCGACCTCGAGGAGGCCGTCTCGTGGGTCGAGCAGGGCATCTTCGCGAACGGGGGGCAGGTCTGCTCGGCGGCCGACCGCGCCATCGTCCACGAGGACCACTACGACGAGTTCGTCGAGCGCATCGTCGAGCGCGCGTCGGCGTACGAACTCGGGCCGGGCACGGACGACCCGGACATGGGGCCGCTGAACAGCGCCGAACACTTCGAGCGCGTGCGGGACTACGTCGACGTCGGTGTCGAGGAGGGGGCGACGCTCGCCACCGGCAGGGAATCGCCGGACCGCGACGGCTACTTCCTCGAACCGACCGTGCTCGTCGACGTGGACAACGGGATGCGGGTCGCCCAGGAGGAGATATTCGGTCCGGTGTTGACCGTCATCCCGTACGGCGACGACGAGGACCCGGTCGACATCGGCAACGACGTCGACTACGGCCTCGTCGCCGGCGTGTTCACGAACGACGTGCGGCGCGCCCACCGCGCCGCCCAGCGATTGGAGGCGGGGAACGTCTACGTGAACAAGTGGTTCGCCGACACGAACCAGACGCCGTTCGGCGGGTACAAGAAGTCCGGCATCGGCCGAGAGAAGGGCCTGGAGGCGCTGGACTCCTACCTCCAGTCGAAGAACATCGCCATCAACCTGGAGGAGGGGTCGGGCGGCGACCTGCCCGGCGCGTAA
- a CDS encoding 3,4-dihydroxy-2-butanone 4-phosphate synthase — MSKSGNVTAVERAVAAFRDGEPVLVHDAADREGEVDLVYPAESVTPGDVVRLRNDAGGLVCVALADEVADAFDLPFVADVIDHDVADHDHLGYDERSSFSLSVNHRDTYTGITDDDRALTISELGRAAADPDGVDFADEFRAPGHVHLLRAAPSLADRQGHTELAVELARAAGVAPAAVVCEMLDDETGEALSVADAKAYAERNDLVYVEGSDLLAAFEA; from the coding sequence GTGTCGAAGAGCGGTAACGTGACCGCCGTCGAGCGCGCCGTCGCCGCCTTCCGCGACGGCGAGCCGGTGCTCGTCCACGACGCCGCCGACCGCGAGGGCGAGGTGGACCTCGTCTATCCCGCCGAATCCGTCACCCCCGGGGACGTGGTCCGCCTCCGCAATGACGCCGGCGGACTCGTCTGCGTCGCGCTCGCCGACGAGGTGGCCGACGCCTTCGACCTCCCGTTCGTCGCCGACGTCATCGACCACGACGTCGCCGACCACGACCACCTCGGCTACGACGAGCGGTCGTCGTTCTCGCTGTCCGTCAACCACCGCGACACGTACACGGGCATCACTGACGACGACCGCGCGCTCACCATTTCGGAACTCGGCCGGGCGGCTGCCGACCCGGACGGCGTCGACTTCGCCGACGAGTTCCGCGCGCCCGGCCACGTCCACCTGCTCCGCGCCGCGCCCTCGCTCGCGGACCGCCAGGGCCACACCGAACTCGCCGTCGAACTCGCCCGCGCGGCTGGCGTCGCGCCGGCCGCCGTGGTCTGCGAGATGCTCGACGACGAGACGGGCGAGGCGCTGTCCGTCGCGGACGCGAAGGCGTACGCCGAGCGCAACGACCTCGTCTACGTCGAAGGGAGCGACCTGCTCGCGGCGTTCGAGGCGTAG
- a CDS encoding bacterio-opsin activator, with protein MSIVAEFSLPPRAIPGGETLESLPEATIELERLVPMGDAALPFFWVVDADPQRFRERFQAEEGVAAVEILTEVESGALFRAEWASEAVVVQGMSDLRVTILDATGTADGWTFQVRGGSRDDLGAFRQLLTDQGVDVEIGRIYGFAELLGDDRLLTPEQRRTLLLAYQRGYFDEPRQVTQAELGDHFGISGRAVSNRLRRGTRNLVTSSLLDPTTRGDSNGPT; from the coding sequence ATGAGCATCGTCGCGGAGTTCAGTCTCCCGCCCCGGGCGATACCCGGCGGGGAGACCCTCGAGTCCCTCCCAGAGGCGACGATCGAACTCGAACGACTGGTTCCGATGGGCGACGCCGCGCTCCCGTTCTTCTGGGTAGTCGACGCCGACCCGCAGCGGTTCCGCGAGCGGTTCCAGGCGGAGGAAGGGGTCGCAGCCGTCGAGATACTCACCGAGGTCGAGTCGGGCGCGCTGTTCCGCGCGGAGTGGGCGTCCGAGGCGGTGGTCGTCCAGGGGATGTCTGACCTGCGGGTGACCATCCTCGACGCCACCGGGACCGCCGACGGCTGGACGTTCCAGGTGCGGGGCGGGAGCCGCGACGATCTCGGCGCGTTCCGGCAGCTGCTCACCGACCAGGGCGTCGACGTCGAGATAGGCCGCATCTACGGCTTCGCGGAGCTCCTGGGCGACGACCGTCTGCTGACACCGGAGCAGCGCCGGACGCTGCTCCTCGCCTACCAGCGCGGCTACTTCGACGAACCCCGGCAAGTCACGCAGGCGGAACTCGGGGACCACTTCGGCATCAGCGGCCGGGCCGTCTCCAACCGGCTCCGTCGCGGGACCCGGAACCTCGTCACCAGTTCCCTGCTCGACCCGACGACGCGGGGCGATTCGAACGGCCCCACTTAA
- a CDS encoding histidine kinase, which translates to MESELEEIYGRITDAFFALDEDWTFTHFNERAQELVDPDGDGLEGENIWESFPDAVDSRFEAEYRTAMESQEPTTFEAYYPEPLDAWFEVHAYPSETGLSVYFRDVTDRKEHEQELELHKTIVETIDDGVYVLDGDFCFSQVNDAYVEMTGYSREELLGSHCSLVVDEAVLEQSAEDLEQILEEETGSATIEADLNRADGSRLPAESRFTALPTVGEEPARKVGVVRDISERRERERALEESERRYRTIAEYFPNGIVALFDDDFTYTLAAGQGFADLPVDPEDVEGRSVREAWGDETADELEPVFEAALDGEERSVELSYADAEWVVRGVPITDERGDVFAGMTTAQNITERKEREDELVRQREQLSALNDINQVVQEITEAVIEQSTREQIEQTVCERLAAADSYRFAWIGDVEPNSRTVDPRASAGTDGYLDDVTISVNPDDEHSEGPTGRALRTGKMQTSQDVQHDAEYAPWRDVAETYDFHSSAAIPITHQGTVFGVLNVYADRPHAFKGRERAVIGQLGEIVGHAIAAVERKRALMSDEVVELRFHIPALFEALDTDTTADGRFTIEETVPITDAEYLVYGHATQNAVENLEAIVDAVDHWKDVRFRDTGGDGVAFEARLSSPPVLSVLASLGGSVEEFVVEDGDLQMSLHLAPSADTRALVDVVRDAYPTAEMVARRQTTRPGTGAEQLDHVFTESLTDRQRAALRAAYHAGFFEWPREASGEDVAASLDVAAPTFHQHLRKAEQQIFESLLSSSV; encoded by the coding sequence CTGGAGAGCGAACTCGAGGAGATATACGGCCGCATCACGGACGCGTTCTTCGCGCTCGACGAGGACTGGACGTTCACGCACTTCAACGAGCGCGCCCAGGAACTCGTCGACCCGGACGGCGACGGCCTCGAAGGCGAGAACATCTGGGAGTCGTTCCCGGACGCGGTCGACTCGCGGTTCGAGGCAGAGTACCGGACGGCGATGGAGAGCCAGGAGCCGACCACGTTCGAGGCGTACTACCCCGAGCCGCTGGACGCGTGGTTCGAGGTCCACGCCTACCCCTCGGAGACCGGACTGTCGGTGTACTTCCGTGACGTCACCGACCGGAAGGAACACGAGCAGGAGCTCGAACTGCACAAGACCATCGTCGAGACCATCGACGACGGCGTCTACGTCCTCGACGGTGACTTCTGCTTCTCGCAGGTGAACGACGCCTACGTCGAGATGACCGGCTACAGCCGCGAAGAACTGCTCGGCTCGCACTGCTCGCTCGTCGTCGACGAGGCGGTGCTCGAGCAGTCCGCCGAGGACCTCGAGCAGATTCTGGAAGAGGAGACGGGGAGTGCGACCATCGAGGCCGACCTCAACCGCGCAGACGGCAGCCGTCTACCCGCCGAGAGCCGGTTCACCGCGCTGCCGACCGTGGGCGAGGAGCCGGCGCGGAAGGTCGGCGTCGTCCGCGACATCAGCGAGCGGCGGGAGCGCGAGCGCGCACTCGAGGAGTCCGAGCGCCGCTACCGCACCATCGCGGAGTATTTCCCGAACGGCATCGTGGCCCTCTTCGACGACGATTTCACCTACACGCTCGCCGCCGGACAGGGGTTCGCCGACCTCCCCGTCGACCCCGAGGACGTCGAAGGCCGGAGCGTCCGCGAAGCGTGGGGCGACGAGACCGCCGACGAACTCGAACCCGTCTTCGAGGCCGCACTCGACGGCGAGGAGCGGTCGGTCGAACTCTCGTACGCGGACGCGGAGTGGGTGGTCCGCGGGGTACCTATCACCGACGAGCGCGGCGACGTGTTCGCGGGGATGACGACGGCCCAGAACATCACCGAACGCAAGGAGCGCGAGGACGAACTGGTCCGGCAGCGCGAACAGCTGTCCGCGCTCAACGACATCAACCAGGTCGTCCAGGAGATAACGGAGGCGGTCATCGAGCAGTCAACGCGCGAGCAGATCGAGCAGACGGTCTGCGAGCGCCTCGCGGCCGCGGACTCCTACCGGTTCGCCTGGATAGGGGACGTGGAACCGAACTCCCGAACCGTCGACCCACGCGCCAGCGCGGGCACGGACGGCTACCTCGACGACGTCACCATCTCGGTGAACCCGGACGACGAGCACAGCGAGGGACCGACCGGCAGAGCCCTCCGCACGGGGAAGATGCAGACCTCCCAGGACGTCCAGCACGACGCGGAGTACGCGCCGTGGCGCGACGTCGCGGAGACGTACGACTTCCACTCCTCGGCCGCGATACCCATCACCCACCAGGGCACGGTGTTCGGCGTGCTGAACGTCTACGCCGACCGCCCGCACGCCTTCAAGGGCCGGGAGCGGGCGGTCATCGGCCAACTGGGCGAGATCGTCGGCCACGCAATCGCGGCGGTCGAGCGCAAGCGCGCGCTGATGAGCGACGAGGTCGTCGAACTCCGGTTCCACATCCCGGCGCTCTTCGAGGCGCTCGACACCGACACCACCGCCGACGGCCGGTTCACCATCGAGGAGACCGTCCCGATAACCGACGCGGAGTACCTCGTCTACGGCCACGCCACCCAGAACGCCGTCGAGAACCTGGAGGCCATCGTGGACGCCGTCGACCACTGGAAGGACGTGCGGTTCCGCGACACCGGCGGAGACGGGGTGGCCTTCGAGGCGCGCCTCTCCAGCCCCCCGGTGTTGTCGGTGCTGGCCTCGCTGGGCGGCTCCGTCGAGGAGTTCGTCGTCGAGGACGGCGACCTCCAGATGTCGCTGCATCTGGCGCCGAGCGCGGACACCCGGGCGCTCGTTGACGTCGTCCGCGACGCCTACCCCACGGCCGAGATGGTGGCGCGGCGCCAGACCACGCGCCCGGGGACAGGCGCCGAACAGCTCGACCACGTGTTCACGGAGTCACTCACCGACCGGCAGCGGGCGGCGCTCCGGGCGGCCTACCACGCCGGCTTCTTCGAGTGGCCCCGCGAGGCCTCCGGCGAGGACGTCGCCGCGTCGCTGGACGTCGCAGCGCCGACGTTCCACCAGCACCTCCGGAAGGCCGAACAGCAGATCTTCGAGTCGCTGCTGTCGTCGTCGGTCTGA